One stretch of Nicotiana tabacum cultivar K326 chromosome 18, ASM71507v2, whole genome shotgun sequence DNA includes these proteins:
- the LOC107782479 gene encoding protein LATERAL ROOT PRIMORDIUM 1-like gives MWSASSSRQMQINYGLSPEMGMFVVHPASFHHHHHHQHSHQENTINFDPINGSNISTTNTSLGVGVIPLLTATPLTNMVSFDDQDLVSRNRGNDNEGGGFQFFSNQQPQNSTNYTKNSNILGSGSGNNNIGGSVSSTSSATCQDCGNQAKKDCPHRRCRTCCKSRGFDCTTHVKSTWVPAARRRERQLIGGTSTNVNVAAGSSSQSTSSAKKPRLVNSQATTTASHTSTSNTTPPRSFDTSSSHQDASFKASLPGQVRAPAVFKCVRVTSVDDGDDEFAYQAVVRIGGHVFKGFLYDQGIEEGKDNNNYPNLSDLHLGGSGNIINETSDIYAASTGGGGLLGGSNYGNQIN, from the exons ATGTGGTCTGCATCTTCATCTCGACAGATGCAGATCAATTATGGCCTCTCACCTGAAATGGGTATGTTTGTAGTACATCCCGCCTCATTtcaccaccaccatcatcatcaacattcaCATCAAGAAAATACCATCAATTTTGACCCGATAAACGGTTCCAATATCTCTACAACGAACACATCTCTTGGTGTTGGTGTAATTCCGCTTCTCACTGCAACTCCTTTAACAAACATGGTTAGCTTCGACGATCAAGATTTAGTTAGTAGAAATCGAGGAAATGATAACGAAGGTGGTGGTTTTCAGTTCTTTTCAAACCAACAACCTCAGAATTCTACGAATTATACCAAAAACAGTAACATTCTTGGTAGTGGCAGTGGCAACAACAACATTGGTGGTTCAGTATCATCAACAAGTTCAGCAACATGTCAAGATTGTGGAAACCAAGCTAAAAAGGATTGTCCACACAGAAGATGTAGAACTTGTTGTAAAAGTAGAGGTTTTGATTGTACAACACATGTAAAAAGTACTTGGGTACCAGCGGCGAGAAGGCGCGAGAGACAACTAATTGGAGGTACTTCAACGAATGTAAATGTTGCTGCTGGTTCATCTTCTCAGTCAACTTCAAGTGCTAAGAAACCTAGACTTGTTAATTCTCAAGCTACTACTACAGCTTCTCATACTTCTACTTCAAATACTACTCCTCCTAGAAGTTTTGATACTAGCTCTAGTCATCAAG ATGCAAGTTTTAAAGCCTCATTGCCAGGACAAGTGAGAGCACCAGCTGTATTCAAGTGTGTTAGAGTGACTTCAGTAGATGATGGAGATGATGAATTTGCATATCAAGCTGTTGTTAGAATTGGTGGCCATGTTTTCAAAGGTTTTCTATATGATCAAGGAATTGAAGAAGgcaaagataataataattatcCCAATTTATCTGATTTACATTTGGGTGGCAGTGGTAATATAATTAATGAAACTTCTGATATTTATGCTGCTTCTACTGGTGGTGGTGGATTACTTGGTGGATCAAATTATGGTAACCAAATAAATTAA